A window of the Thermogemmatispora onikobensis genome harbors these coding sequences:
- a CDS encoding SMI1/KNR4 family protein, which yields MEPSKRIEEHRRGYDPRQVMRALRESLDERGRLRVLVEGWRWEVSFRFGEPASEEELQELEARLRLALPGVKVPLPWSYREWLKASNGAVLYRDEEYGQWGYRLFSTAELISKQVEWQATLYDEHWLPSGLVVGELIGGRDTIVLETGDVSEQSGEGIVLYGDCEEKPEEWRAIAHSFGQWLSWLVTAQGAGYWQWFAPQRRGGQSEGEEKGRKRARWKRWPVVVDPRTGERVEAPELGERRRLAAWEREPWGYAERRRYVRRWREQGREELPGGWKRYDLVQVVPREYGGSNEEENLVPVDREVHGWLMVPWWREWEWERGRERRGASRKEREERSERGREAAEWTREGLKRLKELKARVGPRGKVQVRDEEGQEWEAWMQFGEPAGEEEVRSLEVSLRQGGKELRGGLARGYRELLQVSNGMELYVDGEAGQWGYRLYRAEEVYGQTVSRELAYGSARWPERYLVIGETLGDGDLIVLEMGEGEEWGVIDGDSGYGPEEWKRIAESVGEWLAGLIEHEGRKYWREEEQRRERGLASERGI from the coding sequence ATGGAACCAAGTAAGCGGATCGAAGAACATCGCCGAGGGTATGATCCGAGACAGGTGATGCGTGCGCTGCGGGAGAGCCTGGACGAGCGAGGGCGCCTGCGCGTGCTAGTGGAGGGCTGGCGCTGGGAAGTGAGTTTTCGTTTTGGGGAGCCCGCCAGCGAGGAGGAACTGCAGGAGCTGGAGGCGAGGCTGCGGCTGGCGTTGCCGGGGGTGAAGGTGCCGCTGCCGTGGAGCTATCGCGAGTGGCTCAAGGCGAGCAATGGCGCGGTGCTGTACCGAGATGAGGAGTATGGGCAGTGGGGGTACCGGCTCTTCAGCACGGCAGAGCTGATCAGCAAGCAGGTGGAGTGGCAGGCGACGCTCTATGATGAGCACTGGCTGCCCAGTGGGCTGGTGGTCGGGGAGCTGATCGGGGGCCGGGATACGATCGTGCTGGAGACAGGGGACGTGAGTGAGCAGAGTGGGGAGGGGATCGTGCTGTATGGGGATTGCGAAGAGAAGCCTGAGGAGTGGCGAGCGATCGCGCACAGCTTTGGGCAATGGCTCAGCTGGCTGGTGACGGCGCAAGGAGCTGGCTACTGGCAGTGGTTTGCGCCACAGCGGAGGGGTGGGCAGAGCGAAGGAGAAGAGAAAGGAAGGAAGCGGGCGAGATGGAAGCGATGGCCGGTGGTGGTGGACCCGCGTACGGGGGAGCGGGTGGAGGCGCCGGAGCTTGGGGAGAGGAGGAGGCTGGCGGCCTGGGAGCGAGAGCCGTGGGGGTATGCGGAGAGGAGGAGGTATGTGAGGAGGTGGAGGGAGCAGGGGAGGGAGGAGTTGCCAGGGGGCTGGAAGCGCTATGATCTGGTGCAGGTGGTGCCGAGGGAGTATGGAGGGAGCAATGAGGAGGAGAACCTGGTGCCGGTGGATCGGGAGGTGCATGGGTGGTTGATGGTGCCCTGGTGGCGGGAGTGGGAGTGGGAGCGAGGGAGAGAGAGGAGAGGAGCGAGCAGGAAGGAGAGGGAGGAGCGGAGCGAGCGAGGGAGGGAGGCAGCGGAGTGGACGCGGGAGGGACTCAAGAGGCTGAAGGAGCTGAAGGCGCGGGTTGGGCCGAGGGGGAAGGTGCAGGTAAGGGATGAGGAGGGGCAGGAGTGGGAGGCGTGGATGCAGTTTGGGGAGCCAGCAGGAGAGGAAGAGGTGAGGTCGTTGGAGGTGAGTTTGCGGCAGGGGGGAAAGGAGCTGAGGGGAGGGTTGGCAAGGGGATATCGCGAGCTATTGCAGGTGAGCAATGGGATGGAGCTGTATGTGGATGGGGAGGCGGGACAGTGGGGCTATCGGCTCTATCGGGCGGAGGAGGTGTATGGCCAGACAGTCTCTAGGGAACTGGCGTATGGGAGTGCGAGGTGGCCGGAGCGGTACCTGGTGATCGGGGAGACGTTGGGAGATGGGGATTTGATCGTGCTGGAGATGGGGGAGGGAGAGGAGTGGGGGGTGATCGACGGGGACAGTGGCTATGGGCCGGAGGAGTGGAAGCGGATCGCGGAGAGTGTGGGGGAGTGGCTGGCGGGGCTGATCGAGCATGAGGGGAGGAAATACTGGAGGGAAGAGGAGCAGCGCAGGGAGAGAGGGCTAGCGAGTGAGAGGGGGATATAG
- a CDS encoding TetR/AcrR family transcriptional regulator produces the protein MKKPARRGPREGQTRIVKEEESEETRRLILQVAQQLFMEYGYRAVTTRQIADACGLTQPALYHYFADKEALYLAMAREELARLKAVLERIARRSEPLAERLRRLASYLLTTTRHDLALMLHDIRYELSAEVRAQLHTLFEESLIAPIAAVFSEGLEQGLLRSPSEGGVDARMAAYLFMSLMSRFVVWGRETLPAVAESRRETLASEQAALLVHVLLYGLAR, from the coding sequence ATGAAAAAGCCAGCGCGGCGCGGCCCCCGCGAGGGTCAGACGCGCATCGTCAAAGAAGAAGAGAGCGAAGAGACACGGCGCCTCATTCTGCAGGTCGCCCAACAGCTCTTTATGGAATACGGCTATCGAGCCGTCACCACGCGGCAGATTGCTGATGCCTGCGGCCTGACGCAGCCGGCGCTCTATCACTATTTTGCCGACAAAGAAGCCCTCTATCTGGCGATGGCCCGCGAAGAGCTGGCCCGCCTCAAAGCGGTCCTGGAGCGCATCGCGCGCCGCAGCGAGCCTCTAGCCGAACGCCTGCGCCGCCTCGCCAGCTACCTGCTCACGACGACCCGCCACGACCTGGCGCTGATGCTGCACGACATCCGCTACGAGCTATCAGCCGAGGTGCGCGCGCAGCTCCACACGCTTTTCGAAGAGAGCCTGATTGCGCCCATCGCCGCAGTCTTCAGCGAGGGTTTGGAGCAGGGCCTGCTGCGCTCGCCCAGCGAAGGCGGCGTCGACGCCAGGATGGCCGCCTATCTCTTTATGAGCCTGATGTCCCGCTTCGTCGTCTGGGGACGCGAAACCCTGCCCGCCGTGGCCGAGAGCCGTCGCGAGACCCTCGCCAGCGAGCAGGCTGCCCTGCTCGTGCACGTCCTCCTCTACGGCCTGGCACGCTGA
- a CDS encoding DHA2 family efflux MFS transporter permease subunit, which yields MESDMTLGGQPQPEERRQASTAPAAPAEAAPADPNYRWKVLFSVVFGTFMVILDATAVNVALPTLQHVFKAPVDQVDGVLTAYVLALGIITPLAGYLAERFGIKRMYLISLFLFVLGSVLCAFAPSLPWLVVFRALQGLGGGMLGPLGISLLFGAFPEKQRGLAFGLYGIPLVVAPASGPVLGGYFVEYLDWRYIFFINIPVGLAGLLLGFFWLRESRRGTAARLDLPGILLSVISFGTLLYAIQRGSSEGWTSARILTLLSIGLLTFAVFVVVELFRRDPLLDLRLFTRRTFTVASVIGWVSTIALFGAEFLLPIYLQSLRERTPLQAGLLVLPLAISSGIVTPLAGALYNRIGPRWLIFVGSLLLAVNTWGFAHLTLDASYTKIMALAAIRGVALGLTLQTTLTVALTGLKPAQLPRASSLLNATRNVFQSFGIAMLGTIVTHQLTAYQEAARNDLHNAATALGQRFLQLVQVLQMRGLPAAAAQKAAAGQLLGPLVPQQFMQSINDAYIVTFWLALAVAALALTLPGRARLAAARATAEEGAGPTSASAPAAAPASGAQGS from the coding sequence ATGGAGTCCGATATGACCCTGGGGGGTCAGCCACAGCCTGAAGAGCGGCGGCAGGCATCGACAGCGCCCGCCGCGCCCGCTGAAGCGGCTCCGGCTGACCCAAACTATCGCTGGAAAGTCCTTTTCTCGGTCGTCTTTGGCACCTTCATGGTGATCCTGGATGCCACCGCCGTCAATGTAGCTCTGCCCACTCTCCAGCATGTCTTCAAGGCGCCCGTTGACCAGGTCGACGGCGTCCTTACTGCCTACGTGCTGGCCCTGGGCATCATCACGCCCCTGGCCGGCTACCTGGCCGAGCGCTTTGGCATCAAGCGCATGTACCTGATCTCGCTCTTCCTCTTCGTGCTGGGTTCGGTGCTCTGCGCCTTTGCTCCCTCGCTCCCCTGGCTGGTAGTCTTTCGGGCCCTGCAGGGATTGGGGGGCGGCATGCTTGGTCCTCTGGGCATCTCGCTACTCTTTGGGGCCTTTCCTGAAAAGCAGCGCGGTCTGGCCTTTGGCCTCTACGGCATCCCGCTGGTCGTCGCCCCGGCCAGCGGTCCCGTGCTCGGTGGCTACTTTGTGGAGTACCTCGACTGGCGCTACATCTTCTTCATCAATATCCCGGTCGGCCTGGCCGGCCTGCTGCTCGGCTTCTTCTGGCTGCGCGAGAGCCGGCGCGGCACCGCTGCCCGTCTCGACCTGCCTGGTATTCTGCTCTCGGTGATCAGCTTTGGCACTCTGCTCTACGCGATCCAGCGCGGCTCAAGCGAAGGCTGGACCTCGGCCCGTATCCTGACCTTGCTCTCCATCGGCCTGCTGACCTTCGCCGTCTTTGTGGTCGTTGAGCTATTCCGGCGTGATCCCCTGCTCGATCTGCGCCTCTTCACGCGCCGCACCTTTACGGTGGCCAGTGTCATCGGCTGGGTGAGCACGATCGCCCTCTTCGGCGCCGAGTTCCTGCTGCCAATCTACCTGCAGAGCCTGCGCGAGCGCACTCCCCTGCAGGCCGGCTTGCTGGTCCTGCCGCTGGCCATCAGCTCGGGGATCGTCACCCCCCTGGCCGGCGCGCTCTATAACCGCATCGGCCCGCGCTGGCTGATCTTTGTCGGCAGCCTGCTGCTGGCTGTCAATACCTGGGGCTTCGCCCATCTGACACTGGATGCCTCCTACACGAAGATCATGGCCCTGGCAGCGATTCGGGGCGTGGCCCTGGGGCTGACACTGCAGACCACGCTGACCGTGGCCCTGACCGGCCTGAAGCCGGCCCAGCTCCCACGCGCCAGCTCGCTGCTCAACGCCACACGCAACGTCTTCCAATCCTTCGGCATCGCCATGCTGGGTACCATCGTGACCCATCAGCTCACGGCTTACCAGGAGGCCGCCCGCAACGACCTGCACAATGCTGCCACCGCCCTTGGTCAGCGCTTCCTGCAGCTCGTGCAGGTACTGCAGATGCGTGGCCTGCCAGCCGCTGCCGCCCAGAAGGCCGCCGCGGGGCAACTACTCGGCCCGCTGGTACCGCAGCAGTTCATGCAAAGCATCAATGATGCCTATATCGTGACCTTCTGGCTGGCTCTGGCGGTTGCTGCCCTGGCCTTGACCCTGCCCGGACGGGCGCGCCTGGCGGCGGCGCGCGCCACCGCTGAGGAAGGTGCCGGTCCCACCTCGGCCTCGGCCCCTGCCGCAGCGCCGGCCAGCGGTGCCCAAGGAAGCTAG
- a CDS encoding class F sortase: MAKPTCHDRGQPGFGSGGVRRWLLLLLPILLVSSGLLVAGCGAVSPPVMDGNAGVERQPPAPVTVTATAPAAVPNPAPPTQLLIPAIGVAAPVEHVGLGADGTLVTPQRHPWDDVGWYRFGPLPGQQGSAVIAGHLDRPGGYPAVFWNLHLLRPGMALTVVDERGQRWHFRVTTVASYPPERAPLFHIFADRSGHYLNLITCAGTWIPSEHQTTERLVVYSVLQGS; the protein is encoded by the coding sequence ATGGCAAAGCCTACATGTCACGACCGCGGCCAGCCAGGTTTTGGTAGTGGCGGCGTGCGCCGCTGGCTGCTCTTGCTGCTGCCAATCCTGCTGGTCAGCAGTGGGCTGCTGGTGGCAGGTTGCGGCGCGGTCAGTCCGCCAGTAATGGATGGGAACGCAGGCGTGGAGCGCCAGCCCCCGGCTCCGGTGACGGTGACGGCGACAGCTCCTGCAGCAGTGCCCAATCCGGCGCCGCCGACCCAGCTCCTCATTCCAGCCATTGGCGTAGCGGCTCCCGTCGAGCATGTCGGCCTGGGTGCCGACGGGACGCTGGTCACGCCCCAGCGGCATCCCTGGGATGATGTGGGCTGGTATCGCTTCGGGCCTTTGCCAGGGCAGCAAGGAAGCGCAGTGATAGCGGGACATCTCGACCGGCCCGGAGGCTACCCGGCGGTCTTCTGGAACCTGCACCTGCTGCGACCCGGTATGGCGCTCACCGTTGTGGACGAGCGGGGGCAGCGCTGGCATTTCCGTGTCACGACTGTCGCCTCCTACCCACCCGAGCGGGCGCCGCTCTTTCACATTTTTGCCGATCGCTCGGGGCACTATCTGAATCTCATTACCTGCGCCGGGACCTGGATTCCCAGCGAGCATCAGACGACGGAACGTCTGGTTGTCTACAGCGTGCTCCAGGGAAGCTAG
- a CDS encoding DUF4397 domain-containing protein has protein sequence MRRNALSACMKAVPAFLLALALVLWLLPGRQAAAQGNALVRVVHASPAAGNVDVFVDGGKLLSNFAFGTVTDYVSVAAGPHRIQVAPAGKGIDAAVINETVSVDADMAYTVAAIGDSASNLGLQAFVDNNQLSSGMAKVRVYHLSPNAGPVDIVTGGKTVISGLTYKNASDYLSVPPGSYTFNVTATQANATVPVSATLQSGMVYSVFAVGLYKGTPALKFVVAAVSGVPGMPNTGSDPNALPQSASTTTVLPWVSGLIALGALGALGAGAWGIMARRRRSA, from the coding sequence ATGCGTCGCAATGCTCTATCGGCATGTATGAAAGCGGTCCCCGCCTTTTTGCTGGCGCTGGCGCTTGTGCTCTGGCTACTACCTGGGAGGCAGGCCGCCGCTCAGGGCAACGCCCTGGTGCGGGTCGTTCATGCCTCGCCGGCAGCCGGCAACGTCGATGTCTTTGTCGATGGCGGCAAGCTCTTGAGCAACTTCGCCTTTGGTACGGTCACCGATTATGTCTCCGTGGCAGCGGGGCCGCACCGCATCCAGGTGGCTCCGGCAGGCAAAGGCATCGATGCGGCGGTGATCAACGAGACCGTCTCGGTTGATGCCGATATGGCCTACACGGTGGCCGCCATTGGCGACAGTGCTTCGAATCTGGGCCTGCAGGCTTTTGTCGATAACAACCAGCTCAGCAGTGGCATGGCCAAGGTACGGGTCTACCATCTCTCGCCCAATGCCGGCCCGGTCGATATCGTTACTGGCGGCAAGACGGTCATTAGTGGGCTGACCTATAAGAACGCCAGCGACTATTTGAGTGTGCCGCCCGGCTCCTATACCTTCAATGTGACGGCCACTCAGGCCAATGCCACCGTACCGGTCTCGGCGACCTTGCAGAGCGGCATGGTCTATAGCGTTTTCGCCGTGGGCCTTTACAAGGGCACCCCGGCATTGAAGTTTGTGGTGGCCGCGGTGAGCGGTGTGCCTGGCATGCCCAATACGGGTAGCGATCCCAATGCCCTGCCACAATCGGCGAGCACGACCACGGTCCTTCCCTGGGTGTCTGGTCTGATCGCGCTGGGGGCCCTGGGCGCGCTGGGGGCCGGCGCATGGGGGATCATGGCCCGGCGGCGTCGCTCGGCGTAG
- a CDS encoding RNA polymerase sigma factor: MERDSRLGSPAGETGAEGIESLSPAERPGQAGQAEDVPGSSWERELVARCLAGDEEAFARIVDTYGGLLLRTAYLLVKDEEGAKDLVQETFFLAWKNMATLRDPALLRSWLLKILVNQAISLKRQLARQAALLRERLTGEEQEQLLQKATQREGRIEDWLDVVEALQRLPVKQRAVLVLFYYHRLTMPEIAAMLGVAENTLRKRLQLALKKMRRLLQIRSQERPAAEEEAAGADEPPSQIASGREEQHE; this comes from the coding sequence GTGGAGAGAGACAGCCGGTTGGGGTCGCCTGCTGGAGAGACGGGGGCGGAAGGAATAGAATCGCTGTCGCCAGCGGAGCGTCCGGGTCAAGCGGGTCAGGCGGAAGATGTCCCTGGCTCCTCGTGGGAGAGGGAGCTAGTGGCGCGCTGCCTCGCCGGCGATGAAGAGGCCTTTGCGCGCATCGTTGATACCTATGGGGGGCTGCTCTTGCGCACAGCGTATTTGTTAGTCAAGGATGAGGAAGGAGCAAAGGATCTGGTCCAGGAGACCTTCTTTCTCGCCTGGAAGAACATGGCGACCTTGCGCGACCCGGCGCTTTTGCGCTCCTGGCTGCTCAAGATCCTGGTGAACCAGGCGATTAGCCTCAAGCGCCAGCTTGCGCGTCAAGCGGCGCTGTTGCGTGAGCGTCTCACGGGCGAAGAGCAGGAGCAGCTGCTACAGAAGGCGACACAGCGCGAGGGACGGATCGAGGACTGGCTGGACGTGGTAGAGGCCTTGCAGCGCCTCCCTGTCAAACAACGCGCGGTGCTGGTTCTCTTCTATTACCATCGTCTAACCATGCCGGAGATCGCCGCCATGCTCGGGGTAGCCGAAAACACCCTGCGCAAGCGCCTGCAGCTGGCGCTCAAGAAGATGCGCCGCCTCTTGCAGATCAGATCTCAGGAGCGGCCAGCGGCAGAAGAAGAGGCCGCCGGTGCCGATGAGCCCCCGTCTCAGATCGCTTCAGGGAGGGAGGAACAGCATGAGTGA